The following are encoded together in the Parabacteroides chongii genome:
- a CDS encoding DUF262 domain-containing protein, producing the protein MSDTKLLSLSEIFNNKIFRIPDFQRGYSWEERQLDDFWEDIQNLSPNKIHYIGLLTVEPINANEVSNIEKWKDDLWLLKKGCPHIM; encoded by the coding sequence ATGAGCGATACAAAGCTTTTGTCATTATCAGAAATATTCAACAATAAAATTTTTCGTATTCCTGATTTTCAACGTGGCTATTCTTGGGAAGAACGCCAGTTAGATGACTTTTGGGAAGATATCCAAAACCTTAGCCCCAATAAAATACATTATATTGGATTATTGACAGTAGAACCAATAAATGCAAATGAGGTATCCAATATCGAAAAATGGAAAGATGATTTATGGCTTCTCAAAAAGGGCTGTCCGCATATTATGTAA